In Drosophila willistoni isolate 14030-0811.24 chromosome XR unlocalized genomic scaffold, UCI_dwil_1.1 Seg144, whole genome shotgun sequence, one DNA window encodes the following:
- the LOC6639024 gene encoding probable prefoldin subunit 6, which translates to MDKNSAALYKKMQTEVESYQTLQKSCVKMVKQRALLESQLNENKCVLDELNLLGPDNKVFKLFGPVLVKQELEDSRQNVGKRIEYISKELKSSSDTLENMEKDMLKHREAVAKYQQQWQVAAAMK; encoded by the exons atggATAAAAACAGCGCAGCGTTGTATAAAAAAATGCAAACCGAGGTTGAGTCATATCAGACCCTGCAAAAAT CCTGTGTTAAGATGGTCAAACAACGTGCCCTGCTAGAGAGTCAACTGAATGAGAATAAATGTGTCCTGGATGAACTGAATCTACTTGGACCAGATAATAAAGTCTTTAAACTTTTTGGTCCTGTTCTGGTCAAACAGGAGCTAGAGGATTCGCGCCAGAATGTTGGCAAGCGCATTGAATATATATCCAAAGAACTGAAAAGCTCCAGTGATACACTAGAGAATAT GGAAAAGGATATGCTGAAACATCGAGAGGCAGTTGCCAAATATCAACAGCAATGGCAAGTGGCGGCAGCTATGAAGTAG
- the LOC6638988 gene encoding protein cycle: MEMQEFCENLEELEDDTYDEEKSARTSDENRKQNHSEIEKRRRDKMNTYINELSSMIPMCYAMQRKLDKLTVLRMAVQHLRGIRGSGSLHPLADYRPSFLSDQELKMIILQASEGFLFVVGCDRGSILYVSDSVSSVLNCTQSDLLNQSWFDVLHPKDIGKVKEQLSSLEQCPRERLIDAKTMLPVKTDVPQSLCRLCPGARRSFFCRMKLRAANNQIKEESDTSSSSRSSTKRKSKLSIDHKYRVIQCTGYLKSWTPVKDEDQDGDSNDQTTNISCLVAIGRIPPNALNSSVPSSLDTHPNIRHVLFISRHSAEGKFLFVDQRATLVIGFLPQEILGTSFYEYFHSEDIGALVESHKMVMQVPEKVTTQVYRFRCKDNGYIQLQSEWRAFKNPWTNDIDYIIAKNSVFL; the protein is encoded by the exons atggaAATGCAAGAGTTTTG CGAGAATCTGGAAGAATTGGAGGATGATACATATGATGAGGAGAAATCAGCTCGCACCTCGGATGAAAATCGCAA ACAAAATCACAGTGAGATTGAGAAACGGCGACGGGATAAAATGAACACCTACATCAACGAGCTCTCATCGATGATACCGATGTGCTATGCGATGCAACGGAAATTGGACAAGTTGACTGTCCTGCGGATGGCGGTGCAGCATTTACGGGGGATACGTGGAAGTGGCAGCCTTCATCCCTTAGCCGACTATAGGCCAAGTTTTCTATCCGATCAGGAGTTAAAAATGATCATATTGCAGGCATCAGAAGGATTTCTATTCGTTGTTGGTTGTGATCGAGGAAGTATACTTTACGTCTCGGACTCTGTCTCGAGTGTTTTGAATTGTACACAATCGGATCTATTGAACCAAAGTTGGTTCGATGTGCTGCATCCCAAGGATATTGGCAAGGTGAAGGAGCAGCTATCTTCTTTGGAGCAATGCCCACGTGAACGTCTAATCGATGCCAAGA CCATGCTTCCTGTTAAGACAGATGTTCCCCAAAGCCTTTGCCGCCTGTGCCCTGGCGCAAGACGTTCTTTTTTCTGTCGCATGAAATTGCGTGCGGCCAACAATCAGATAAAAGAAGAATCGGACACATCTTCCAGTTCACGTAGCTCCACCAAACGTAAATCAAAGTTGAGCATTGATCACAAATATCGGGTTATACAGTGTACTGGCTACCTCAAATCGTGGACTCCCGTAAAAGATGAGGATCAGGATGGCGATAGCAATGATCAGACAACAAATATTTCGTGTTTAGTGGCCATCGGACGTATACCGCCAAATGCACTTAACTCCAGTGTTCCATCTTCGCTGGACACTCATCCCAATATACGGCATGTGCTTTTTATATCCCGCCATTCGGCGGAAggcaaatttctttttgtcgATCAGCG TGCAACTCTTGTCATCGGATTTCTACCTCAAGAGATTCTGGGCACCAGTTTTTACGAGTATTTTCACAGTGAGGATATTGGCGCACTGGTGGAATCCCACAAAATGGTCATGCAAGTACCCGAGAAGGTAACCACTCAGGTTTATCGCTTTCGTTGCAAGGACAATGGCTACATACAATTGCAGAGCGAATGGCGCGCATTTAAAAATCCCTGGACGAATGATATTGACTATATAATTGccaaaaattctgttttcCTTTAG
- the LOC6638987 gene encoding acidic fibroblast growth factor intracellular-binding protein produces MADVDVFISNYTLVDPEIYQLWIEGFSSSEAVCYLKQKGFGHSMGAPIDLIASDVLDHYRTYSLIELYLHAPTKLMEQSCFQLETHTRDLIIEKYYSIDDVVAREILGKKLTSRYRKDLDEVAEKTCVKLKSCRRQFDNVKRIFKAVEELPGTLTNNIKHLFFISNDLAKKYACIVFLACLRFETTKKKLQYLSFDDLLTCSHAIMIYWTYTYQHTGPEYYDTEMDKEFLLDLRELRCLLDKEKEIKHLVCFRLKPVLLERAFHELDNNFRSYWRALITIACNLHRNRELRDLFVDLCEKLIDPWRQNGWNREQVNKFLASITQSVLDLEISRDQETRCLWDRYMQVITICLDRMYHI; encoded by the exons atg GCCGATGTCGATGTCTTTATAAGCAATTACACCCTCGTCGACCCAGAGATCTATCAGCTATGGATCGAAGGATTTTCGT CCAGCGAAGCTGTATGTTATTTAAAGCAGAAAGGATTCGGACATTCCATGGGCGCTCCAATTGACTTGATTGCCTCTGATGTTTTGGATCACTATCGTACTTATTCGCTCATTGAGCTCTACCTTCATGCACCCACCAAATTAATG GAACAATCATGCTTTCAACTGGAAACTCACACACGAGACTTGAtcatagaaaaatattattcgattgatgatgTGGTGGCTCGTGAGATATTAGGCAAAAAACTGACATCCCGATATCGCAAGGATCTGGATGAAGTAGCTGAAAAGACATGTGTCAAGCTGAAATCATGTCGTCGACAATTTGACAATGTTAAACGCATTTTCAAAGCTGTGGAGGAGCTACCAGGAACTTTGACGAATAACATAAAACATCTGTTCTTCATCTCCAATGATCTGGCCAA GAAATATGCATGCATTGTATTCTTGGCCTGCCTGCGCTTCGAGACGACAAAGAAAAAGTTGCAATATTTGAGTTTTGACGATTTATTAACCTGCTCGCACGCCATAATGATCTATTGGACGTATACTTACCAG CACACGGGTCCGGAGTACTacgacaccgaaatggataAAGAATTTCTTCTAGATCTACGCGAATTGCGCTGTCTGCTCGATAAGGAAAAAGAGATCAAACA TCTTGTCTGTTTCCGCCTCAAGCCTGTCCTGCTGGAACGTGCCTTTCACGAATTGGACAACAATTTTCG atCATATTGGCGTGCTTTAATTACAATTGCCTGTAATCTGCATCGCAATCGTGAATTGCGTGATCTCTTTGTTGATCTCTGTGAGAAATTAATTGATCCCTGGCGTCAGAACGGCTGGAATCGTGAGCAAGTAAACAAATTTCTTGCCTCTATAACGCAGAGTGTCCTGGACCTGGAAATATCCAG AGATCAAGAGACTCGATGTTTGTGGGATCGTTACATGCAGGTCATTACCATATGCTTGGATAGAATGTatcatatttaa